A genomic window from Zerene cesonia ecotype Mississippi unplaced genomic scaffold, Zerene_cesonia_1.1 Zces_u008, whole genome shotgun sequence includes:
- the LOC119839133 gene encoding transcription factor Adf-1-like — translation MSMPKCKKILEDIHPLNVIKEVQKWPVLYQKDNPERLNFHFKTKIWYEVAKNLIPEWEQLSDSEKEIKVSDLNKKWRNLRDTFRRQVELEKKMREGYPIKKKRYVYFKHMLFLLPHVAPTEVEEEVEPKLNEYLNTRKEKKSPKKPKRKLQDTIPTSSKKDIDEDKHFLMSLIPSFKKMSDDEKLTAKVEILKVIQQVRSQSIEFTNTDIAFVEEPARGIREVKVEMVQEGEELESDNSGDSDDSSDFI, via the exons ATGTCGATGCCCAAgtgtaagaaaatattagaGGACATTCATCCGTTGAATGTGATTAAGGAAGTACAGAAATGGCCAGTTCTGTACCAAAAGGATAACCCGGAGAGATTgaatttccattttaaaactaaaatttggtatgaagtcGCCAAAAACTTGATACCGGAGTGGGAACAACTTAGTGATAGTGAAAAGGAAATTAAGG TTTCAGATTTGAATAAGAAATGGCGCAACCTCCGCGACACGTTCAGACGACAGGTGGAACTGGAGAAGAAGATGCGCGAAGGATACCCTATCAAGAAAAAGCGCTACGTGTACTTCAAGCACATGCTGTTCCTGCTGCCGCACGTGGCGCCCACCGAGGTGGAGGAAGAGGTTGAGCCCAAGCTCAATGAATACCTTAACACGCGAAAAGAAAAGAAGTCCCCTAAAAAACCCAAGCGCAAGCTCCAAGACACGATACCGACATCATCTAAAAAGGACATAGACGAAGATAAACACTTCCTGATGTCTCTCATACCGTCGTTCAAAAAAATGAGTGACGATGAGAAACTGACTGCGAAAGTCGAGATTCTAAAGGTGATCCAGCAGGTCAGGAGCCAGTCCATAGAATTCACTAACACGGACATAGCGTTTGTGGAAGAACCGGCGCGGGGGATCAGGGAAGTCAAGGTGGAAATGGTGCAAGAGGGGGAAGAGTTAGAAAGCGACAATAGTGGTGACAGTGATGACAGTTCAGACTTTATATGA